One region of Bradyrhizobium betae genomic DNA includes:
- a CDS encoding peptidoglycan -binding protein has product MALARGRRGDTSFNYWPGFVDALSTLVLSIVFLLSVFLVVQFFLSQEVTGKDKALEQLNAKIAQLNELLSLEKLGKLTLDDQVSSLKAGLASAESERDRIKGLYDGLAAAGNDAQGKTSELGKALDSEKAVSARALAQIEVLNQQISALRRQLAALEEALDASEKRDKESQNRIADLGSRLNVALAQRVQELSRYRSEFFGRLRAILGNRPDIRIVGDRFVFQSEVFFDTGQATLLPEGRAELDTLATALIELDKKIPNEIPWVLRVDGHTDVRPVSGANFKSNWDLSAARSISVVQYLVSLGVPAQRLVAAGFGEFQPLDTGNTEEAYKRNRRIELKLTER; this is encoded by the coding sequence ATGGCTCTGGCGCGCGGCCGCCGCGGCGATACCTCCTTCAACTACTGGCCCGGCTTCGTCGACGCGCTGTCGACGCTGGTGCTGTCGATCGTGTTCCTGCTGTCGGTGTTCCTGGTCGTGCAGTTCTTCCTGTCGCAGGAGGTCACCGGCAAGGACAAGGCGCTGGAGCAGCTCAACGCCAAGATCGCCCAGCTCAACGAGCTGCTGTCGCTGGAGAAGCTCGGCAAGCTCACGCTCGACGACCAGGTCTCGTCGCTGAAAGCCGGCCTCGCCTCCGCCGAAAGCGAGCGCGATCGCATCAAGGGCCTTTATGACGGCCTGGCTGCCGCCGGCAACGACGCGCAAGGCAAGACCTCCGAGCTCGGCAAGGCACTGGACTCGGAGAAGGCCGTGTCGGCGCGGGCGCTGGCGCAGATCGAGGTCCTGAACCAGCAGATCAGCGCGCTGCGGCGGCAATTGGCGGCGCTGGAAGAGGCGCTGGATGCCAGCGAGAAGCGCGACAAGGAATCGCAGAACCGCATCGCCGATCTCGGCTCGCGCCTGAATGTCGCGCTGGCGCAGCGCGTGCAGGAACTCTCGCGCTACCGCTCGGAGTTTTTCGGCCGGCTGCGCGCCATCCTCGGCAACCGGCCGGACATCCGCATCGTCGGCGACCGCTTCGTGTTCCAGTCCGAAGTGTTCTTCGACACCGGACAGGCGACGCTGCTGCCCGAAGGCCGCGCCGAGCTCGACACGCTGGCAACCGCGCTGATCGAGCTCGACAAGAAGATTCCGAACGAGATTCCCTGGGTGCTACGCGTCGACGGCCATACCGATGTGCGGCCGGTGAGCGGCGCGAACTTCAAGTCGAACTGGGACCTGTCGGCAGCGCGCTCGATCTCGGTGGTGCAGTACCTGGTCTCGCTCGGCGTCCCCGCCCAGCGCCTCGTCGCCGCCGGCTTCGGCGAATTCCAGCCGCTCGATACCGGCAATACGGAAGAGGCCTACAAGCGCAATCGCCGCATCGAGCTGAAGCTGACGGAGCGGTAG
- a CDS encoding flagellar motor protein MotA, with product MPSGASTRSPMDIEYTKLSSPSVFLVRMLVFLVLCALVGVVLYKQIIQAFFANPGLNALIGAVLFIGIVLAFRQVIRLYPEVSWVNNFRIADPGLAPARHPKLLAPMAMILGGERTGRMSITQTTMRHLLDSIATRLDEARDISRYMTGLLVFLGLLGTFWGLIETVGSVGKVIDGLKVGGDSGALFDTLKEGLAAPLGGMGISFSSSLFGLAGSLILGFLDLQSSQAQNRFYTDLEDWLATTVREYGHGDVAVASGGGVASGELQAAVERLRSVLEEGSASRGTTAAMASLAEAIQALVSHMRTEQQMIREWADGQGEQNKEIRRLLERIARQPEKG from the coding sequence ATGCCGTCAGGCGCCTCGACCCGCTCCCCCATGGATATCGAGTACACAAAACTGTCCTCACCCAGCGTCTTCCTGGTGCGGATGCTGGTCTTTCTGGTGCTGTGCGCGCTGGTGGGCGTGGTGCTCTACAAGCAGATCATCCAGGCCTTTTTCGCCAATCCGGGCCTCAACGCCCTGATCGGGGCGGTGCTGTTCATCGGCATCGTGCTGGCGTTCCGCCAGGTCATCCGACTCTACCCCGAAGTCTCCTGGGTCAACAATTTCCGCATCGCCGATCCCGGCCTGGCGCCGGCGCGCCACCCCAAGCTGCTGGCGCCGATGGCGATGATCCTCGGCGGCGAGCGCACCGGGCGGATGTCGATCACCCAGACCACGATGCGACACCTGCTCGATTCGATCGCGACCCGTCTGGATGAAGCCCGCGACATCTCCCGCTACATGACCGGGCTCCTGGTCTTCCTCGGCCTGCTCGGCACCTTCTGGGGCCTGATCGAAACAGTCGGCTCGGTCGGCAAGGTGATCGACGGGCTCAAGGTCGGGGGCGATTCCGGCGCGCTGTTCGACACGCTGAAGGAGGGCCTTGCCGCCCCGCTCGGCGGCATGGGCATCTCGTTCTCGAGCTCCCTGTTCGGCCTCGCGGGATCGCTGATCCTCGGCTTCCTCGATTTGCAGTCGAGCCAGGCCCAAAATCGCTTCTACACCGACCTCGAAGACTGGCTCGCCACAACCGTGCGCGAATATGGCCACGGCGACGTCGCGGTCGCCTCCGGCGGCGGTGTTGCCAGCGGCGAGCTTCAGGCCGCGGTCGAACGCTTGCGCTCCGTGCTCGAGGAAGGCAGCGCCAGCCGCGGCACCACCGCGGCGATGGCGAGCCTCGCCGAAGCGATCCAGGCGCTGGTCTCGCACATGCGGACCGAGCAGCAGATGATCCGCGAATGGGCCGACGGCCAGGGCGAGCAGAACAAAGAGATCCGTCGCCTGCTGGAGCGCATCGCGCGCCAGCCGGAAAAGGGTTAG
- a CDS encoding SAM-dependent methyltransferase: MSVVSAIIGTAERVPLPDVVVRAAIQRLCARTAVRLSGLGAAEDAAFAGRMMLRPIAEDADAGSREVPASFFAQVLGPNLKYSSCFYKTAASTLQEAEEEALRQSVEHAGLADGQTILELGCGWGSLSLWMARQFPHATIMAVSNSQAQRTHVEDEARLRGLSNLRVVTADMNVFAPEGLFDRIVSIEMFEQMTNWRKLLTRVRSWLAPEGRFFMHIVTHRSGSHLFDRTDRDDWIAQHVFTDGLMPSHHLVRQFGDIFAIEKEWCWSGTHYQRTANDWLANFDAHRDMIEASLRKVHGEEAALWMRRWRWFFLATSGLFGYADGTEWGVSRYRMKAAV, encoded by the coding sequence ATGAGCGTCGTTTCCGCGATCATCGGGACCGCCGAACGCGTGCCGCTGCCGGATGTCGTGGTCCGTGCTGCGATCCAGCGCCTGTGCGCGCGTACGGCCGTGCGGCTGTCCGGGCTGGGCGCGGCCGAAGATGCCGCCTTCGCCGGGCGGATGATGTTGCGGCCGATCGCCGAGGACGCGGATGCCGGCTCTCGCGAGGTGCCCGCTTCGTTCTTCGCGCAGGTGCTCGGACCCAACCTCAAATACTCGTCCTGTTTCTACAAGACCGCTGCCTCCACCCTGCAGGAGGCCGAGGAGGAGGCGCTGCGCCAGTCCGTCGAGCATGCCGGCCTCGCCGACGGCCAGACCATCCTCGAGCTCGGTTGCGGCTGGGGCTCGCTGTCGTTGTGGATGGCGCGGCAGTTTCCGCACGCGACGATCATGGCGGTGTCGAACTCGCAGGCCCAGCGCACCCATGTCGAGGACGAGGCGCGGTTGCGCGGCCTTTCAAACCTGCGCGTGGTCACCGCGGACATGAACGTATTCGCCCCCGAGGGCCTGTTCGACCGCATCGTCTCGATCGAGATGTTCGAGCAGATGACGAACTGGCGCAAGCTGCTCACGCGCGTGCGGTCATGGCTGGCGCCGGAGGGGCGCTTCTTCATGCACATCGTCACCCATCGCTCCGGCTCCCACCTGTTCGACCGGACCGATCGCGACGACTGGATCGCGCAGCACGTCTTCACCGACGGGTTGATGCCGAGTCATCACCTCGTCAGGCAATTCGGCGACATCTTCGCAATCGAGAAGGAATGGTGCTGGAGCGGAACGCACTATCAGCGCACCGCCAACGACTGGCTCGCCAATTTCGATGCGCATCGCGACATGATCGAAGCTTCACTGCGCAAGGTCCATGGCGAGGAGGCCGCGCTGTGGATGCGGCGCTGGCGTTGGTTCTTCCTCGCGACGTCGGGACTGTTCGGCTACGCCGACGGAACCGAATGGGGCGTCAGCCGCTACCGGATGAAGGCCGCCGTATAA
- a CDS encoding efflux RND transporter periplasmic adaptor subunit produces the protein MSGLRARSACVAMMLAACAPLLGACDESASAVSAAQPAEPDVSIVTVKPQPRAVVRELPGRISPTRVSDVRPRISGIVVERLFRQGSEVKAGDPLYRIDPRPFEVEVMANEAAVAKAEAALMQARQQAHRIATLTSQRAAPEAENEKAIAGERQAHAEVEGRKADLARAKLNLDYATVRAPIDGVVGAALVSEGALAVQNETNLATIQQLDPIYADFTQSVNELNQLRRAFESGDLERIAADAAKVSLVLDDNTLYSLDGKLLFSDAKVDAHTGQVTLRGEFRNPKRELLPGMYVRVRIDQGLDSDAIAVPQQAIQRNGGGGSEVFVVKDDNRIAVQPVRTGSVQDGVWFVTDGLKAGDKVVVEGFQKFAAGDKVKPQSWSEADATADNRHALKVTR, from the coding sequence ATGTCAGGACTTCGCGCGCGATCGGCCTGCGTTGCAATGATGCTCGCGGCCTGTGCGCCGCTGCTCGGCGCTTGCGACGAATCCGCCTCCGCTGTTTCCGCCGCGCAGCCGGCCGAACCTGACGTCAGCATCGTCACGGTCAAGCCGCAACCGCGCGCCGTGGTGCGCGAACTGCCGGGCCGCATTTCGCCGACGCGCGTCTCCGACGTGCGGCCGCGCATTTCCGGCATCGTGGTCGAGCGCCTGTTCCGGCAGGGCAGCGAAGTGAAGGCGGGTGATCCGCTCTACCGCATCGATCCGCGTCCGTTCGAGGTCGAGGTGATGGCCAACGAGGCCGCGGTCGCCAAGGCCGAGGCCGCGTTGATGCAGGCCAGGCAGCAGGCGCACCGCATCGCGACGCTCACCAGCCAGCGCGCCGCGCCGGAGGCCGAGAACGAGAAGGCGATCGCGGGCGAGCGCCAGGCCCATGCCGAAGTCGAAGGCCGCAAGGCCGATCTCGCGCGCGCAAAGCTCAATCTCGACTACGCGACCGTGCGCGCGCCGATCGACGGCGTCGTCGGCGCGGCGCTGGTCAGCGAAGGCGCGCTCGCGGTCCAGAACGAGACCAATCTTGCGACCATCCAGCAGCTCGATCCGATCTATGCCGACTTCACCCAGTCGGTGAACGAGCTAAACCAGCTGCGCCGCGCCTTCGAGAGTGGCGACCTCGAGCGCATCGCGGCCGACGCGGCCAAGGTGAGCCTCGTGCTCGACGACAACACCCTCTATTCGCTCGACGGCAAGCTGCTGTTCTCGGATGCCAAGGTCGACGCCCATACCGGGCAGGTCACCTTGCGCGGCGAGTTCCGCAATCCCAAGCGCGAGCTGTTGCCGGGCATGTATGTCCGCGTTCGCATCGACCAGGGCCTCGACTCCGATGCGATCGCGGTGCCGCAGCAGGCGATCCAGCGCAATGGCGGCGGCGGCAGCGAGGTGTTCGTGGTCAAGGACGACAACCGCATCGCGGTGCAGCCGGTGCGCACCGGCTCGGTGCAGGACGGCGTCTGGTTCGTCACCGATGGCCTGAAGGCCGGCGACAAGGTCGTGGTCGAAGGCTTCCAGAAATTCGCGGCCGGCGACAAGGTCAAGCCGCAATCCTGGTCGGAAGCGGACGCGACCGCCGACAACCGGCACGCTCTCAAGGTCACGCGGTAA
- a CDS encoding multidrug efflux RND transporter permease subunit, with product MASFFIDRPIFAWVVALFICLIGAISIPLLPVAQYPIIAPPSISISTSYPGASPENLYNSVTRLIEEELNGASGILNFESTSDSLGQVEIIANFQPGTNTNDASVEVQNRIKRVEARLPRAVIQQGILVEEASSAVLQIITLNSTDGSLDEVGLGDFMIRNVLGEIRRIPGVGRATLYSTERSLRVWVDPAKLVGYGLTADDVNKAIAAQNAQVASGSIGAEPSTSTQRTSALVLVKGQLSSPDEFGAIILRANADGSTVRLRDVARIEVGGLSYQFNTRLDGKPTAGLSVLMSPTGNALATASAVEEKMKELSRFFPANIAYEIPYNITPVVEASIKKVLTTLLEAVVLVFVVMFLFLQNIRYTIIPTIVVPVALLGACTTLLLAGYSINMLSMFGMVLAVGILVDDAIVVVENVERIMAEEGLPPKEATRKAMSQITSAIIGITLVLMAVFVPMAFFPGSVGIIYRQFSVTMVAAIGFSAFLALSLTPALCATLLKPIAKGHGHSTNTVFSRFNHWLEACRFRYARTVGFSLKRTGRLMLVYVALLVGLSWAFVNLPGGFLPVDDQGFVTTDVQTPSDSSYARTEAVIEKVEKYLAQRPGVDNVTFLTGFSFSGQGMNTAQAFITLKDWSERGPKDSAAAIVADINRDLGSSVRDAKISALQPPPIDNLGNSSGFSFRLQDRGQKGYPALMRAADQLIAEANASPVLQKVYVEGLPEAGVVNLVIDREKAGAFGVTFEDINNTISTNLGSNYINDFPNRGRMQRVVVQADARDRMRTEDILNYNVKNSRGQLVPFSSFATVEWARGPTQIAGFNYYPAVRISGEARPGFTSGDAIAEMERLAGKLPRGFGYDWTGQSLQEKLSGSQAPFLLALSVFVVFLCLAALYESWTIPLAVLLTVPLGIVGAVAAAMLRGLPNDVYFTVGLITIIGLAAKDAILIIEFARDLRREGKPLVDATIEACRLRFRPILMTGLAFICGVLPMAIAHGAGGASQQALGSIVMGGMIAVVILALLMVPVFFVSVQRVLAGDREPKAETEGGVHVPPAPVKP from the coding sequence ATGGCCAGCTTCTTCATCGACAGGCCGATCTTCGCCTGGGTCGTCGCGCTGTTCATCTGTCTGATCGGCGCGATCTCGATCCCGCTGCTGCCGGTCGCGCAATATCCGATCATCGCGCCGCCCTCGATCTCGATCTCGACGAGTTACCCCGGCGCGTCACCGGAAAACCTCTACAACAGCGTCACCCGCCTGATCGAGGAGGAGCTCAATGGCGCCTCCGGCATCCTCAATTTCGAATCCACCAGCGACTCGCTCGGCCAGGTCGAGATCATCGCCAACTTCCAGCCCGGCACCAACACCAACGACGCCTCGGTCGAGGTGCAGAATCGCATCAAGCGCGTCGAGGCACGTCTGCCGCGCGCGGTGATCCAGCAGGGCATCCTGGTCGAGGAAGCCTCCAGCGCCGTACTCCAGATCATCACGCTGAACTCGACCGACGGCAGCCTCGACGAGGTCGGCCTCGGCGACTTCATGATCCGCAACGTGCTCGGCGAGATCCGACGCATCCCCGGCGTCGGCCGCGCCACGCTCTATTCGACCGAGCGCAGCTTGCGCGTCTGGGTCGATCCGGCCAAGCTGGTCGGCTATGGGCTGACCGCCGACGACGTCAACAAGGCGATCGCGGCGCAGAACGCGCAGGTCGCCTCCGGCAGCATCGGCGCCGAGCCGTCGACCTCCACCCAGCGCACCTCGGCGCTGGTGCTGGTCAAGGGCCAGCTCTCGTCCCCGGATGAATTCGGCGCCATCATCCTGCGCGCCAATGCCGACGGCTCGACCGTGCGCCTGCGCGACGTCGCGCGCATCGAGGTCGGCGGCCTCAGCTACCAGTTCAACACCCGCCTCGACGGCAAGCCGACCGCCGGTCTCTCCGTGCTGATGTCGCCGACCGGCAACGCGCTGGCGACCGCGAGCGCGGTCGAGGAGAAGATGAAGGAGCTGTCGCGCTTCTTCCCGGCCAACATCGCCTACGAGATCCCCTACAACATCACGCCGGTGGTCGAAGCCTCGATCAAGAAGGTGCTGACGACGCTGCTCGAGGCCGTGGTGCTGGTGTTCGTGGTGATGTTCCTGTTCCTGCAGAACATCCGCTACACCATCATTCCGACCATCGTGGTGCCGGTCGCACTGCTGGGCGCCTGCACCACGCTGCTGCTCGCCGGCTATTCCATCAACATGCTCTCGATGTTCGGCATGGTGCTGGCCGTCGGCATCCTCGTCGACGACGCCATCGTCGTGGTCGAGAACGTCGAGCGCATCATGGCCGAGGAAGGCCTGCCGCCGAAGGAGGCGACGCGCAAGGCGATGTCGCAGATCACCAGCGCCATCATCGGCATCACGCTGGTGCTGATGGCGGTGTTCGTGCCGATGGCGTTCTTCCCGGGCTCGGTCGGCATCATCTACCGCCAGTTCTCCGTGACCATGGTTGCCGCGATCGGCTTCTCCGCCTTCCTCGCGCTGTCGCTGACGCCGGCGTTGTGCGCCACGCTGCTCAAGCCAATTGCCAAGGGGCACGGCCACTCGACCAATACCGTGTTCAGCCGCTTCAATCATTGGCTCGAGGCCTGCCGGTTCCGCTACGCGCGCACCGTCGGCTTCTCGCTGAAGCGCACCGGCCGCCTGATGCTGGTCTATGTCGCGCTGCTCGTCGGCCTGTCATGGGCCTTCGTCAATCTGCCCGGCGGCTTCCTGCCCGTCGACGACCAGGGCTTCGTCACCACCGACGTGCAGACGCCGTCGGACTCGTCCTATGCCCGCACCGAGGCCGTGATCGAGAAGGTGGAAAAATATCTGGCGCAGCGGCCGGGCGTGGACAACGTCACCTTCCTCACCGGCTTCAGCTTCTCCGGCCAGGGCATGAACACCGCGCAGGCCTTCATCACCTTGAAGGACTGGTCGGAGCGCGGGCCGAAGGACTCCGCCGCTGCGATCGTCGCCGACATCAACCGCGATCTCGGGTCGTCGGTCCGCGACGCCAAGATCTCCGCCCTGCAGCCGCCGCCGATCGACAATCTCGGCAACTCCTCGGGCTTCTCGTTCCGTCTCCAGGACCGCGGCCAGAAGGGTTATCCGGCGTTGATGCGCGCCGCCGACCAGCTGATCGCGGAGGCCAATGCCAGCCCGGTGCTGCAGAAGGTCTATGTCGAAGGCCTGCCCGAGGCAGGCGTCGTCAATCTGGTGATCGACCGCGAGAAGGCCGGCGCCTTCGGCGTCACCTTCGAGGACATCAACAACACGATCTCGACCAATCTCGGTTCGAACTACATCAACGACTTCCCGAACCGCGGCCGCATGCAGCGCGTCGTGGTGCAGGCCGACGCCCGCGATCGTATGCGGACCGAGGACATCCTCAACTACAACGTCAAGAACAGCCGCGGCCAGCTGGTGCCGTTTTCGTCCTTCGCGACCGTCGAATGGGCGCGCGGCCCGACGCAGATCGCCGGTTTCAACTATTATCCGGCGGTGCGCATCTCCGGCGAAGCCCGGCCCGGCTTCACCTCGGGCGACGCCATCGCTGAGATGGAGCGGCTCGCCGGCAAGCTGCCGCGCGGCTTCGGCTATGACTGGACCGGCCAGTCGCTGCAGGAAAAGCTGTCGGGCTCGCAGGCGCCGTTCCTGCTCGCCCTCTCGGTGTTCGTGGTGTTCCTGTGCCTCGCCGCGCTCTACGAGAGCTGGACCATTCCCCTCGCGGTGCTGCTCACCGTGCCGCTTGGCATCGTCGGCGCGGTCGCCGCAGCGATGCTGCGCGGCCTGCCCAACGACGTCTATTTCACCGTCGGCCTCATCACCATCATCGGTCTCGCCGCCAAGGACGCGATCCTGATCATCGAGTTTGCGAGGGACCTGCGCAGGGAAGGCAAGCCGCTCGTGGACGCCACCATCGAAGCCTGCCGCTTGCGTTTCCGCCCGATCCTGATGACGGGCCTTGCCTTCATCTGCGGCGTGCTGCCGATGGCCATCGCCCACGGCGCCGGCGGCGCCAGCCAGCAGGCGCTCGGCTCGATCGTGATGGGCGGCATGATCGCGGTGGTCATCCTGGCGCTGCTGATGGTGCCGGTGTTCTTCGTCTCCGTGCAACGCGTGCTGGCGGGGGACCGGGAGCCGAAGGCGGAAACGGAGGGTGGAGTTCACGTGCCGCCCGCGCCGGTGAAGCCGTAA
- a CDS encoding GNAT family N-acetyltransferase, with the protein MSDTQISLMKVDATDIGDFKKELQDAFSIAVTEEFDDLPDGPIPSDDDLDRSINAKGAVTLRIMCDGRKVGGAVVTINEQTHRNSLGLFFLRVGEEGRGLGHKAWLALEQRYPNTVAWRTYTPYFEKRNIHFYVNKCGFKIIEFFNSRHTDPNHPVVPNDPAGDEGFLFEKIM; encoded by the coding sequence ATGTCCGACACTCAAATCAGCTTGATGAAAGTCGACGCAACCGATATCGGCGATTTCAAAAAGGAATTGCAGGACGCGTTTTCCATAGCAGTCACGGAGGAATTCGACGATCTGCCGGACGGGCCCATTCCTTCAGACGACGACCTGGACAGATCGATCAACGCCAAGGGGGCGGTGACGCTGCGCATAATGTGCGATGGCAGAAAGGTCGGCGGCGCAGTGGTGACCATCAACGAACAAACTCACCGTAATTCGCTGGGTCTTTTCTTTCTTAGGGTTGGCGAGGAGGGGCGCGGTTTGGGTCACAAAGCCTGGCTTGCTTTGGAACAGCGATACCCGAATACGGTGGCATGGCGGACTTACACCCCATACTTCGAGAAGAGAAACATCCACTTCTACGTCAACAAGTGTGGTTTTAAGATCATCGAATTCTTCAACAGCCGCCATACCGACCCGAACCACCCCGTTGTTCCGAACGATCCGGCGGGGGACGAAGGATTCTTGTTCGAAAAGATCATGTAG
- a CDS encoding inositol monophosphatase family protein — protein MLYSATINVMVKAARRAGRSLKRDLGEIEHLQVSLKGPANFVSLADKRAEEILYQDLAKARPGYGFIGEEGGTREGSDKSHTWIVDPLDGTTNFLHGIPQFAISIGLVREGTIIAGVIYNPANDELYIAERGKGAFLNDQRLRVAGRRQLNECVVACGLPHIGRGDHEEFRREMTAIQDRVAGLRRFGAASLDLAFVAAGRLDGYWERNLQSWDIAAGMIMVREAGGTVSDIATPGDALVTGNVVCGNEFVHGELVKILRKPA, from the coding sequence ATGCTGTATTCCGCCACTATCAACGTCATGGTCAAGGCCGCGCGGCGCGCCGGCCGCAGCCTCAAGCGCGATCTCGGCGAGATCGAGCATCTCCAGGTCTCGCTGAAGGGGCCGGCCAATTTCGTCTCGCTCGCCGACAAGCGCGCCGAGGAGATCCTGTACCAGGACCTCGCCAAGGCCCGGCCCGGCTACGGCTTCATCGGCGAGGAAGGCGGCACCCGCGAGGGCAGCGACAAGAGCCACACCTGGATCGTCGACCCGCTCGACGGCACCACCAACTTCCTGCACGGCATCCCGCAATTCGCGATCTCGATCGGCCTCGTGCGCGAGGGCACCATCATTGCGGGCGTGATCTACAACCCCGCCAATGACGAGCTTTATATCGCCGAGCGCGGCAAGGGCGCCTTCCTCAACGACCAGCGCCTGCGCGTGGCCGGCCGCCGCCAGCTCAACGAATGCGTGGTGGCCTGCGGCCTGCCCCATATCGGCCGCGGCGACCACGAGGAATTCCGCCGCGAGATGACCGCGATCCAGGACCGCGTCGCCGGCCTGCGCCGCTTCGGCGCCGCCTCCCTCGACCTCGCCTTCGTCGCCGCCGGCCGCCTCGACGGCTATTGGGAACGGAATTTGCAGTCGTGGGACATTGCAGCCGGGATGATCATGGTGCGCGAAGCGGGTGGAACGGTGAGCGATATTGCGACGCCGGGAGATGCGCTGGTGACCGGGAATGTCGTGTGCGGGAATGAGTTCGTGCACGGGGAGCTGGTGAAGATTTTGCGGAAGCCGGCGTAG
- a CDS encoding tetratricopeptide repeat protein: protein MKLPRITLLATLLLTAPAAAQLQIAPPVTTPSAPAEKLKPKPPAAAKKKEAAPAPKPSASPKPALPATVIPAPATDTPGVDLVYGAYQRGQYKTAFELATERAKAGDPKAMTMLGELYSNAMGIRRDYAKALEWYKRASDAGDREAMFAQAMLRMSGRGGPVDKGEAVKLMASSAKLGEPKAAYNLALLYLDGQTLPQDVKRSAELLRQAADAGLPEAQYALATFYKEGTGVPKDAERAVRLLQAASLADNVDAEVEYAIAMFNGTGTPKNQPAAVALLRKASRQGSAIAQNRLAWVLINGMGATADKIEGFKWHLVAKTAGKGDPDLDKQFSDLPAEDRAKAEAAARKWLGTK from the coding sequence ATGAAGCTCCCGCGCATCACCCTCCTGGCCACGCTGCTGCTGACGGCGCCCGCGGCCGCGCAGCTCCAGATCGCGCCGCCGGTGACCACGCCGAGCGCGCCCGCCGAAAAACTGAAGCCCAAGCCGCCCGCCGCCGCCAAGAAGAAGGAGGCAGCGCCGGCGCCGAAGCCGTCCGCCTCCCCCAAGCCGGCGCTGCCCGCGACCGTGATCCCCGCGCCTGCAACCGACACGCCCGGCGTCGACCTCGTGTACGGCGCCTATCAGCGCGGCCAGTACAAGACGGCGTTCGAGCTCGCCACCGAGCGCGCCAAGGCCGGCGATCCCAAGGCGATGACCATGCTGGGCGAGCTCTATTCCAATGCCATGGGCATCCGCCGCGACTACGCCAAGGCGCTCGAATGGTACAAGCGCGCCTCCGACGCCGGCGACCGCGAGGCCATGTTCGCGCAAGCCATGCTGCGCATGTCCGGCCGCGGCGGCCCGGTCGACAAGGGCGAGGCGGTCAAGCTGATGGCCTCCTCCGCCAAGCTCGGCGAGCCCAAGGCGGCCTATAATCTGGCGCTGCTCTATCTCGACGGCCAGACCCTGCCGCAGGACGTCAAGCGCTCCGCCGAGCTGTTGCGCCAGGCGGCCGATGCCGGCCTGCCCGAGGCGCAATACGCGCTGGCGACCTTCTACAAGGAGGGCACGGGGGTCCCGAAAGACGCGGAACGGGCGGTGCGGCTGCTGCAGGCGGCGTCACTGGCCGACAATGTCGATGCCGAGGTCGAATACGCCATCGCCATGTTCAACGGCACCGGCACGCCGAAGAACCAGCCCGCGGCCGTGGCGCTGCTCCGCAAGGCATCCCGCCAGGGCAGCGCGATCGCGCAGAACCGGCTGGCCTGGGTGCTGATCAACGGCATGGGTGCGACCGCGGACAAGATCGAGGGGTTCAAATGGCACTTGGTGGCCAAGACCGCCGGCAAGGGTGATCCGGACCTCGACAAGCAGTTTTCCGACCTGCCGGCCGAGGACCGGGCCAAGGCCGAGGCCGCCGCCCGGAAATGGCTCGGGACCAAATGA
- a CDS encoding thiamine phosphate synthase, which yields MSNKSPPPRPAPRLYLATPVVDDPATLLAELPGLLASTDVAAVLLRLKETDQRTMISRIKALAPVVQKAGAALLVEGHPELVARGGADGAHLPGIAALKEALPSLKPDRIAGVGGLTTRHHSMDAGEIGADYVLFGEPDGKGQRPSSQAIAERLDWWAELFEPPCVGFATSLEEAHDFAASGADFVLVGEFIWADPRGPKAALVEADAAIKKAYATALADQNPVSGEHG from the coding sequence TTGTCGAACAAATCGCCTCCGCCGCGCCCCGCGCCGCGCCTCTATCTCGCGACGCCTGTCGTCGATGATCCCGCGACGCTTCTGGCCGAGTTGCCGGGCCTGCTCGCGTCCACCGATGTCGCGGCCGTGCTGCTGCGGCTGAAGGAGACCGACCAGCGCACCATGATCTCGCGCATCAAGGCGCTGGCGCCGGTCGTGCAGAAAGCGGGTGCGGCCCTGCTCGTCGAGGGCCATCCCGAGTTGGTCGCACGCGGCGGCGCCGACGGCGCCCACCTGCCCGGCATCGCCGCGCTGAAAGAGGCGCTGCCATCGCTCAAGCCCGATCGCATCGCCGGCGTCGGCGGGCTGACGACGCGGCACCATTCCATGGATGCGGGCGAGATCGGCGCGGATTACGTGCTGTTCGGCGAACCCGACGGCAAAGGCCAGCGCCCGTCGTCGCAGGCGATCGCCGAGCGGCTGGACTGGTGGGCCGAGCTGTTCGAGCCGCCCTGCGTCGGCTTTGCCACCTCGCTCGAGGAGGCCCACGACTTCGCGGCCAGCGGCGCTGATTTCGTGCTGGTCGGCGAATTCATCTGGGCTGATCCGCGCGGGCCCAAGGCTGCGCTGGTCGAGGCCGACGCTGCGATCAAGAAGGCCTACGCGACTGCGCTTGCCGACCAAAATCCTGTGAGCGGCGAGCACGGCTAG